In Dama dama isolate Ldn47 chromosome 20, ASM3311817v1, whole genome shotgun sequence, a single window of DNA contains:
- the LOC133040419 gene encoding olfactory receptor 9S13-like, with translation MSPHRNGNLSVMPLQEFVLEGFEGGPQTQALLFTLFLALYVVAILGNLTMIVLITLDAHLHSPMYFFLKNLSFVDLCYSSVIAPKALANFLSSSKVTFGVCATQLFFFSLLATTEAFLLAVMAYDRFVAICSPLRYPISMRPSVCAHLVLGSYCGGCLNSILQTSFTFSLPFCSSNHIDHFFCDVPPLLKLACADTTINELVLFAICGLIIVGTTLMVLTSYGYITGTILRMRSGGGRHKLFSTCGSHMTAVSLFYGTVFVMYAQPGAVESMEQGKVVSVFYTLVIPMLNPLIYSLRNKDVQAALWRLGQKHTAT, from the coding sequence ATGTCACCCCACAGAAATGGAAACCTCTCAGTGATGCCTCTGCAGGAGTTTGTGCTGGAGGGATTTGAGGGAGGTCCACAGACCCAGGCCCTGCTCTTCACCCTGTTCCTGGCCCTGTACGTGGTGGCCATCCTGGGGAACCTCACCATGATCGTGCTCATCACCCTGGATGCCCATCTGCACTCCccaatgtacttcttcctcaagAACCTCTCATTTGTGGACTTGTGCTACTCATCTGTCATTGCCCCCAAAGCCCTGGCCAACTTCCTGTCCTCCTCCAAGGTCACCTTTGGGGTCTGTGCCACACAGCTGTTCTTCTTCTCCTTACTGGCTACCACTGAGGCTTTCCTCTTggcagtgatggcctatgaccgctttgTGGCCATCTGCAGCCCCCTGCGCTACCCCATCTCCATGCGCCCCTCGGTCTGTGCCCACCTGGTGCTGGGCTCCTACTGCGGGGGCTGCCTCAACTCCATCCTGCAAACCAGCTTCACATTCAGCCTCCCGTTCTGCAGCTCCAACCACATCGACCACTTCTTCTGTGATGTGCCCCCTCTGCTCAAGCTTGCCTGTGCTGACACTACCATCAATGAGCTGGTCTTGTTTGCCATCTGTGGCCTCATCATCGTGGGCACCACACTCATGGTCCTCACCTCCTACGGCTACATCACAGGGACCATCCTGAGGATGCGCTCAGGAGGAGGGAGACACAAGCTCTTctccacctgtggctcccacatGACAGCCGTGTCCCTCTTTTATGGGACTGTCTTTGTCATGTATGCCCAGCCGGGAGCTGTGGAGTCCATGGAGCAGGGCAAGGTGGTCTCTGTCTTCTACACCCTGGTCATCCCAATGCTCAACCCACTCATCTAC